One window of the Hordeum vulgare subsp. vulgare unplaced genomic scaffold, MorexV3_pseudomolecules_assembly, whole genome shotgun sequence genome contains the following:
- the LOC123423267 gene encoding photosystem I P700 chlorophyll a apoprotein A1 → MIIRSPEPEVKIVVDRDPVKTSFEEWARPGHFSRTLAKGPDTTTWIWNLHADAHDFDSHTGDLEEISRKVFSAHFGQLSIIFLWLSGMYFHGARFSNYEAWLSDPTHIGPSAQVVWPIVGQEILNGDVGGGFRGIQITSGFFQLWRASGITSELQLYCTAIGALVFAALMLFAGWFHYHKAAPKLAWFQDVESMLNHHLAGLLGLGSLSWAGHQIHVSLPINQFLDAGVDPKEIPLPHEFILNRDLLAQLYPSFAEGATPFFTLNWSKYAEFLTFRGGLDPVTGGLWLTDIAHHHLAIAILFLIAGHMYRTNWGIGHGLKDILEAHKGPFTGQGHKGLYEILTTSWHAQLSLNLAMLGSTTIVVAHHMYSMPPYPYLATDYGTQLSLFTHHMWIGGFLIVGAAAHAAIFMVRDYDPTTRYNDLLDRVLRHRDAIISHLNWVCIFLGFHSFGLYIHNDTMSALGRPQDMFSDTAIQLQPIFAQWVQNIHATAPGVTAPGATTSTSLTWGGGELVAVGGKVALLPIPLGTADFLVHHIHAFTIHVTVLILLKGVLFARSSRLIPDKANLGFRFPCDGPGRGGTCQVSAWDHVFLGLFWMYNAISVVIFHFSWKMQSDVWGTISDQGVVTHITGGNFAQSSITINGWLRDFLWAQASQVIQSYGSSLSAYGLFFLGAHFVWAFSLMFLFSGRGYWQELIESIVWAHNKLKVAPATQPRALSIIQGRAVGVTHYLLGGIATTWAFFLARIIAVG, encoded by the coding sequence ATGATTATTCGTTCGCCGGAACCAGAAGTAAAAATTGTTGTGGATAGGGATCCTGTAAAAACATCTTTTGAGGAATGGGCGAGACCCGGCCATTTCTCAAGAACACTAGCTAAGGGCCCTGATACTACCACTTGGATCTGGAACCTACATGCTGATGCTCACGATTTCGATAGTCATACTGGTGATTTGGAGGAGATTTCTAGAAAAGTTTTTAGTGCTCATTTCGGGCAACTTTCCATTATCTTTCTTTGGTTGAGTGGCATGTACTTTCATGGTGCCCGTTTTTCCAATTATGAAGCATGGCTAAGTGATCCTACTCACATTGGACCCAGTGCTCAGGTAGTTTGGCCTATAGTAGGGCAAGAAATATTGAATGGTGATGTAGGTGGGGGTTTCCGAGGAATCCAAATAACCTCTGGTTTTTTTCAGCTTTGGCGAGCATCTGGAATAACTAGTGAATTACAACTCTATTGTACTGCAATTGGTGCATTGGTTTTTGCAGCGTTAATGCTTTTTGCTGGTTGGTTCCATTATCACAAAGCCGCTCCCAAATTGGCCTGGTTCCAAGATGTAGAATCCATGTTGAATCACCACTTAGCGGGATTATTAGGACTTGGGTCTCTTTCTTGGGCGGGACACCAAATTCATGTATCTTTACCAATTAACCAATTTCTTGACGCTGGGGTGGATCCTAAAGAGATACCACTTCCTCATGAATTTATCTTGAATCGGGACCTTTTGGCTCAACTTTATCCTAGTTTTGCCGAAGGAGCAACCCCTTTTTTCACTTTAAATTGGTCCAAATACGCAGAATTTCTGACTTTTCGTGGAGGACTAGATCCAGTAACCGGTGGTCTCTGGCTGACCGATATTGCACACCATCATTTAGCTATTGCTATTCTTTTCCTAATCGCAGGTCATATGTATAGGACCAACTGGGGTATTGGCCATGGACTTAAAGATATTTTGGAGGCTCACAAGGGCCCATTTACAGGACAAGGCCATAAGGGTCTTTATGAAATCTTAACAACGTCATGGCATGCTCAATTATCTCTTAACCTAGCTATGCTAGGCTCTACAACCATTGTTGTAGCTCATCATATGTATTCTATGCCTCCCTATCCATACCTAGCTACTGACTATGGTACACAACTTTCCTTGTTCACACACCACATGTGGATTGGCGGATTTCTAATAGTCGGTGCTGCTGCACATGCAGCAATTTTTATGGTAAGAGACTATGATCCAACTACTCGATACAACGATCTATTAGATCGCGTCCTTAGACACCGCGATGCAATCATATCCCACCTTAACTGGGTATGTATATTTCTAGGTTTTCACAGTTTTGGCTTGTACATTCATAATGATACCATGAGTGCTTTAGGCCGTCCACAAGATATGTTTTCGGATACCGCCATACAATTACAACCTATCTTTGCTCAATGGGTACAAAATATCCATGCTACTGCGCCTGGCGTAACAGCTCCTGGTgcaacaacaagtactagcttaaCGTGGGGAGGCGGCGAGTTAGTAGCAGTAGGTGGCAAAGTGGCTTTGTTACCGATTCCATTAGGAACCGCAGATTTTTTAGTCCATCACATTCATGCATTTACCATACATGTGACTGTATTAATACTTTTGAAAGGTGTTTTATTTGCTCGGAGTTCCCGTTTGATACCCGATAAAGCAAATCTAGGTTTTCGCTTTCCTTGCGATGGGCCTGGCCGAGGGggaacatgtcaagtatctgcttGGGATCATGTTTTCTTAGGTTTATTCTGGATGTACAATGCAATTTCGGTAGTCATTTTCCATTTCAGTTGGAAAATGCAGTCGGatgtttggggtaccataagtgaTCAAGGGGTGGTAACTCATATTACAGGGGGAAACTTTGCACAGAGTTCCATTACGATTAATGGGTGGCTTCGAGATTTCTTGTGGGCACAGGCATCGCAAGTCATTCAGTCTTATGGTTCTTCATTATCTGCATATGGTCTTTTTTTCTTAGGTGCTCATTTTGTCTGGGCCTTCAGTTTAATGTTTTTATTCAGCGGCCGTGGTTATTGGCAAGAACTCATTGAATCTATCGTTTGGGCTCATAACAaattaaaagttgctcctgctacTCAGCCTAGAGCCTTGAGCATTATACAAGGACGTGCTGTAGGAGTAACCCATTACCTTCTGGGTGGAATTGCCACGACATGGGCATTCTTCTTAGCGAGAATTATTGCAGTAGGATAG
- the LOC123423274 gene encoding photosystem I assembly protein Ycf3 yields MPRSRVNGNFIDKTFSIIANILLRIIPTTSGEKKAFTYYRDGMLAQSEGNYAEALQNYYEATRLEIDPYDRSYILYNIGLIHTSNGEHTKALEYYFRALERNPFLPQAFNNMAVICHYRGEQAILEGDSEIAEAWFDQAAEYWKQAIALTPGNYIEAQNWLKITKRFEFE; encoded by the exons ATGCCTAGATCCCGTGTAAATGGAAATTTCATTGATAAGACCTTCTCAATTATAGCCAATATTTTATTGCGAATAATTCCGACAACCTCAGGAGAAAAAAAGGCATTTACTTATTATAGAGATG GGATGTTGGCTCAATCCGAAGGAAATTATGCGGAAGCTTTGCAAAATTATTATGAAGCTACGCGACTAGAAATCGATCCCTATGATCGAAGTTATATACTCTATAACATAGGCCTTATACACACAAGCAATGGAGAGCATACAAAGGCTTTGGAATATTATTTCCGGGCACTAGAACGAAACCCCTTCTTACCGCAAGCTTTTAATAATATGGCCGTGATCTGTCATT ACCGAGGAGAACAGGCCATTCTAGAGGGTGATTCGGAAATTGCGGAAGCTTGGTTTGATCAAGCTGCTGAATATTGGAAACAAGCTATAGCGCTTACTCCGGGAAATTATATTGAAGCACAAAACTGGTTGAAGATTACGAAGCGCTTTGAATTTGAATAA
- the LOC123423268 gene encoding photosystem I P700 chlorophyll a apoprotein A2 has product MELRFPRFSQGLAQDPTTRRIWFGIATAHDFESHDDITEERLYQNIFASHFGQLAIIFLWTSGNLFHVAWQGNFESWIQDPLHVRPIAHAIWDPHFGQPAVEAFTRGGAAGPVNIAYSGVYQWWYTIGLRTNEDLYTGALFLLFLSTLSLIASWLHLQPKWKPSLSWFKNAESRLNHHLSGLFGVSSLAWTGHLVHVAIPASRGEYVRWNNFLDVLPYPQGLGPLLTGQWNLYAQNPDSSNHLFGTAQGAGTAILTLLGGFHPQTQSLWLTDMAHHHLAIAFIFLIAGHMYRTNFGIGHSIKDLLEAHTPPGGRLGRGHKGLYDTINNSIHFQLGLALASLGVITSLVAQHMYSLPPYAFIAQDFTTQAALYTHHQYIAGFIMTGAFAHGAIFFIRDYNPEQNEDNVLARMLDHKEAIISHLSWASLFLGFHTLGLYVHNDVMLAFGTPEKQILIEPIFAQWIQSAHGKTTYGFDILLSSTNGPAFNAGRSLWLPGWLNAVNENSNSLFLTIGPGDFLVHHAIALGLHTTTLILVKGALDARGSKLMPDKKDFGYSFPCDGPGRGGTCDISAWDAFYLAVFWMLNTIGWVTFYWHWKHITLWQGNVSQFNESSTYLMGWLRDYLWLNSSQLINGYNPFGMNSLSVWAWMFLFGHLVWATGFMFLISWRGYWQELIETLAWAHERTPLANLIRWRDKPVALSIVQARLVGLAHFSVGYIFTYAAFLIASTSGKFG; this is encoded by the coding sequence ATGGAATTAAGATTTCCCAGGTTTAGCCAAGGCTTAGCTCAGGACCCCACTACTCGTCGTATTTGGTTTGGTATTGCTACCGCACATGATTtcgaaagtcatgatgatattacTGAAGAACGTCTTTATCAGAACATTTTTGCTTCTCACTTTGGGCAATTAGCAATAATCTTTCTATGGACGTCCGGAAATCTGTTTCATGTAGCTTGGCAAGGAAATTTTGAATCATGGATACAGGATCCTTTACACGTAAGACCTATTGCTCATGCGATTTGGGATCCTCATTTTGGTCAACCCGCTGTGGAAGCCTTTACTCGAGGAGGTGCTGCTGGTCCAGTGAATATTGCTTATTCTGGGGTTTATCAGTGGTGGTATACAATAGGATTACGCACCAATGAAGATCTTTATACTGGAgctctttttctattatttctttctacGCTGTCCTTAATAGCGAGTTGGTTACATCTACAACCCAAATGGAAACCAAGCCTTTCGTGGTTCAAAAACGCGGAATCTCGTCTCAATCATCATTTGTCAGGACTTTTCGGGGTAAGTTCTTTGGCTTGGACAGGACATTTAGTTCATGTTGCTATTCCCGCATCCAGGGGGGAGTACGTTCGATGGAATAATTTCTTAGATGTATTACCCTATCCCCAGGGGTTGGGACCCCTTTTGACGGGTCAGTGGAATCTTTATGCCCAAAACCCTGATTCGAGTAATCATTTATTTGGTACCGCTCAAGGAGCGGGAACTGCCATTCTAACTCTTCTTGGGGGATTCCATCCACAAACACAAAGTTTGTGGCTGACTGATATGGCTCACCATCATTTAGCTATTGCATTTATTTTTCTCATTGCCGGTCACATGTATCGAACTAACTTCGGAATTGGGCACAGTATTAAAGATCTTTTAGAAGCGCATACTCCTCCGGGGGGTCGATTAGGGCGTGGGCATAAGGGCCTTTATGACACAATCAACAATTCGATTCATTTTCAGTTAGGTCTTGCTCTAGCTTCTTTAGGGGTTATTACTTCCTTAGTAGCTCAACATATGTACTCTTTACCTCCTTATGCATTCATAGCACAAGACTTTACTACTCAAGCTGCTTTATATACTCATCACCAATATATTGCGGGGTTCATCATGACAGGGGCTTTTGCTCATGGAGCTATTTTTTTCATTAGGGATTACAATCCGGAACAGAATGAGGATAATGTATTGGCAAGAATGTTAGACCATAAAGAAGCTATCATATCTCATTTAAGTTGGGCTAGCCTCTTTCTAGGATTCCATACCTTGGGCCTTTATGTTCATAACGACGTCATGCTTGCTTTTGGTACTCCAGAAAAGCAAATCTTGATCGAACCTATATTTGCCCAATGGATACAATCTGCTCATGGCAAGACGACATATGGGTTCGATATactcttatcttcaacgaatggccCCGCTTTCAATGCGGGTCGAAGCCTATGGTTGCCCGGATGGTTGAATGCTGTTAATGAGAATAGTAATTCGCTTTTCTTAACAATAGGACCTGGGGATTTCTTGGTTCATCATGCTATTGCTCTAGGTTTGCATACAACTACATTGATTTTAGTAAAGGGCGCTTTAGACGCACGCGGTTCCAAATTAATGCCGGATAAAAAGGATTTTGGGTATAGTTTTCCTTGTGACGGCCCAGGGCGCGGCGGTACTTGTGATATTTCTGCTTGGGACGCATTTTATTTGGCAGTTTTCTGGATGTTAAATACCATTGGGTGGGTTACTTTTTATTGGCATTGGAAACATATCACATTATGGCAGGGCAACGTTTcacaatttaatgaatcctccacTTATTTGATGGGATGGTTAAGAGATTACCTATGGTTAAACTCTTCACAACTTATCAATGGATATAATCCTTTTGGGATGAATAGTTTATCGGTATGGGCTTGGATGTTCTTATTTGGACATCTTGTTTGGGCTACTGGATTTATGTTCTTAATTTCTTGGCGGGGGTATTGGCAGGAATTAATTGAGACTTTAGCATGGGCTCATGAACGCACACCTTTAGCTAATTTAATTCGCTGGAGAGATAAGCCTGTGGCTCTTTCCATTGTGCAAGCAAGATTGGTTGGATTAGCTCACTTTTCCGTGGGTTATATATTCACTTATGCAGCTTTCTTGATTGCCTCAACATCAGGCAAGTTTGGTTAA